A genome region from Arachis duranensis cultivar V14167 chromosome 8, aradu.V14167.gnm2.J7QH, whole genome shotgun sequence includes the following:
- the LOC107460852 gene encoding uncharacterized protein LOC107460852 has protein sequence MDLMELWAIFGPGVAGAVFGAGWWIWLDAVVCSSTTVPFLHYLPGIFASLAALMFNCVRKEDIDYSPYDEGEWRLKLWLFVAYVVSFVSLAGAAGLLIQDSIDQSAPSVWTGVAGVLQCVFVLISGLVYWTSHPE, from the exons ATGGACTTGATGGAGTTATGGGCAATCTTTGGCCCCGGCGTCGCCGGCGCTGTCTTCGGCGCCGGCTGGTGGATCTGGCTCGACGCCGTCGTCTGCAGCTCCACCACCGTCCCCTTCCTTCACTACCTTCCTG GAATTTTTGCATCTCTTGCGGCTCTGATgttcaattgcgttagaaaagAAGACATTGATTATTCTCCCTACGATGAGGGCGAGTGGAG ACTAAAGCTATGGCTCTTCGTCGCATATGTTGTCTCCTTTGTTTCTTTAGCTGGAGCAGCCGGTCTACTAATCCAAGATTCAATAGATCAATCTGCCCCTTCAGTTTGGACAGGAGTTGCTGGTGTTTTGCAGTGTGTTTTTGTCTTGATCAG TGGACTGGTTTATTGGACTTCTCATCCTGAATAA
- the LOC107460745 gene encoding uncharacterized protein LOC107460745: protein MFWLLCTLLLPAMTSSGRCQRRKDMAASGAQQRGDSAEARPSPVDSPAELPGTSEDSAVYEIDYFSQARKALSERSPYEEEASTSGVVTLPSGLSSLLNRHGDNRRRHKKVRSGGEKKKKKSSRASEKARAFNIWDETEEYFRDLSLSDIDTLVELSSLSRLCSRQCFSIPVLGTSPRLDIVVNSSEDDKKDAIKLDLDSGEDDKKVEEDLGSEECTLGVESIDNAAAENDLPQDDGKNVSCVSLEWLLGCRSKVSLTSERPTKKRKLLSGDADLQKVQMTIPRDGDEPFCHYCGMGETGRDLNRLVVCASCKMAVHQKCYGAQDGVDESWLCSWCKLKRGVEGSVNPCVLCPNKGGALKPVDSTVEDVESVQFVHLFCCLWMPEVYVDDLKKMEPVMNVGSIKETRRKLVCNICKLKWGACVRCSHGTCKTSFHPLCAREARHRMEVCAKYGDDNVELRAFCLKHSDLQDNRGILPLGDSLSIGNTFFEANGLPVNSEHKLKIGCGSPNKLNHNGLQHNVGMVGRTIENGVASDSTSFALILKKLIDRGKVDAKDVAMEIGISPDALIANINEAYMDPDVVDKIVNWLKAHVYTTAFHKGLKVKFKPPIPSKDESGAAEGSVALPTSDSGLLDPVAVKSVPPRRRTVSNIRILKDNKVICSSEGVTSENGMSKDKFRADQLDHEIPGSSNGGSPDATVVDLTKPEDMFSKVQGNEDKPHKTNLSECVSEEMSKLYSQNASMFSDRYCPLYSAVKLLDCGPIKVEASSSYIHPSIERLLQIHNGKLVCTGISKPDEGNMEQLHSSGKMELLESSPEDEVEGELLFLQHRLLRNAVARKKFTDNLISNVAKRLPQEIDAAHQRRWDSVIVNRYLRDLREAKKLGRKERKHKEAQAVLAAATAAAAASSRVSSFRKDSLDESMQQENLLKLDALSGRNGAGSQPMPRAKETLPRVAVTRTSSEKYSDFSLPTSEYSKEQSKSCDICRRSETLFNPILVCSGCKVAVHLDCYRSVKETTGPWYCELCEDATSKSCATSAINFWEKPYFVAECALCGGTTGAFRKSSDGQWIHAFCAEWVFESTFRRGQINPVEGMQSALKGVDKCCICHRKHGVCMKCCYGHCQTSFHPSCARSAGYYMIVRTTSGKPQHKAYCEKHSLEQKAKSEKHGIEELKSMKQIRVELERLRLLCERIVKREKLKRELVLCSHDILAFKRDHVARSVLVHSPFILPDGSSESATTSLRGNTEGYRSCSEAIQRSDDITVDSSVSDKHRLRAAVSMDTDPKLDDDCSTSQSRYNHKIPDRVQFSGKQIPRRAYAVARNISDESGGLRSKSRKHADTFGKELVMTSELPVKVLLHSLVGHLPLWLTSTVFGAKAICIWI from the exons ATGTTCTGGCTATTGTGCACGTTGTTGTTGCCGGCGATGACCAGTTCTGGCCGATGTCAACGGAGGAAGGACATGGCGGCTTCTGGGGCTCAACAACGGGGAGATTCCGCCGAGGCGAGGCCGTCACCGGTGGATTCTCCGGCGGAATTGCCGGGAACCTCTGAGGATTCTGCCGTGTACGAAATTGACTACTTTTCTCAGGCAAGGAAGGCGCTGAGCGAACGTTCCCCTTATGAAGAAGAAGCGTCCACTTCTGGGGTGGTTACTCTGCCAAGTGGGTTATCTAGTTTGTTGAACCGCCATGGGGATAACCGTCGGCGGCACAAGAAGGTTCGGTCCGGGggcgagaagaagaagaagaaatcatCTAGGGCGAGCGAGAAGGCACGTGCTTTCAACATTTGGGACGAGACTGAGGAGTATTTTAGGGACTTATCATTGAGTGATATCGATACCTTAGTGGAGCTTTCTTCGCTGTCTAGGTTATGTTCTCGTCAGTGTTTCTCGATTCCGGTTTTGGGGACTTCTCCGAGACTCGATATAGTAGTTAATAGTAGTGAGGATGACAAGAAAGATGCAATAAAACTGGACTTAGATAGTGGCGAGGATGATAAAAAGGTTGAGGAAGACTTGGGAAGTGAGGAATGTACATTAGGAGTGGAGTCAATTGACAATGCCGCTGCCGAAAACGATTTGCCTCAGGATGATGGAAAAAATGTCTCGTGTGTTAGTTTAGAGTGGCTATTAGGTTGTAGGAGTAAGGTTTCTTTGACTTCTGAGCGCCCTACAAAGAAAAGGAAGCTTTTGAGTGGGGATGCTGATTTGCAGAAAGTTCAAATGACCATTCCTCGTGATGGGGATGAACCCTTTTGTCATTATTGTGGCATGGGGGAGACAGGCAGAGATTTGAACCGTTTGGTTGTTTGTGCCTCTTGTAAAATGGCAGTTCATCAGAAGTGCTATGGTGCGCAAGATGGCGTGGATGAGTCTTGGTTGTGCTCGTGGTGTAAGCTAAAGCGAGGTGTCGAGGGGTCGGTGAATCCTTGTGTGCTTTGCCCGAATAAAGGTGGTGCTTTGAAACCAGTTGATAGCACTGTGGAAGACGTTGAGTCTGTGCAGTTTGTGCACTTGTTTTGTTGTCTGTGGATGCCCGAGGTTTATGTAGATGATTTGAAGAAGATGGAGCCTGTTATGAATGTTGGGTCAATAAAGGAAACCCGGAGAAAATTGGTGTGTAATATTTGCAAACTGAAGTGGGGTGCATGTGTTCGGTGTAGCCATG GAACCTGCAAGACTTCTTTCCATCCGTTATGTGCAAGGGAAGCTCGACATAGGATGGAGGTGTGCGCAAAGTATGGAGATGATAAT GTTGAGTTGCGGGCTTTTTGCTTGAAACACTCAGATTTACAAGATAATAGGGGCATCTTGCCATTAGGAGACTCCCTTTCTATTGGCAATACTTTTTTTGAAGCTAATGGCCTTCCAGTAAATAGCGAACACAAGTTGAAAATTGGATGTGGTAGTCCCAATAAATTGAACCACAATGGACTGCAACATAATGTTGGAATGGTAGGGAGGACGATTGAGAATGGTGTTGCATCTGACTCCACCAGTTTTGCACTTATTTTAAAGAAG TTGATAGACCGGGGAAAAGTTGATGCAAAGGATGTAGCAATGGAGATTGGCATTTCACCAGATGCATTAATTGCAAATATTAAT GAAGCTTATATGGACCCTGATGTGGTTGACAAAATCGTCAATTGGCTGAAAGCTCATGTGTACACTACTGCATTTCACAAAGGTTTAaaagtcaaattcaaaccaccgATTCCTTCCAAGGATGAAAGTGGAGCTGCAGAAGGTTCTGTTGCTCTTCCAACATCTGATTCAGGTTTGTTGGATCCTGTTGCTGTTAAGTCAGTACCTCCAAGGAGGAGAACTGTCAGCAACATTAGGATTTTGAAGGATAATAAAGTGATATGTTCATCTGAGGGGGTTACTAGTGAGAATGGGATGTCAAAAGACAAGTTCAGAGCTGATCAGCTAGACCATGAAATTCCAGGAAGTTCTAATGGAGGGTCTCCAGATGCTACTGTGGTG GACTTAACCAAGCCTGAGGATATGTTTTCGAAAGTTCAAG GGAATGAAGATAAACCACACAAAACCAACTTATCTGAATGTGTTTCAGAAGAAATGTCCAAGCTCTATTCGCAGAATGCTTCTATGTTTTCTGATCGCTACTGTCCTCTCTATTCTGCTGTGAAACTTCTTGATTGTGGTCCCAT AAAGGTGGAAGCCAGCTCTAGCTACATTCACCCATCCATCGAGAGGTTGCTACAGATTCATAATGGGAAATTAGTGTGCACTGGTATTTCCAAGCCTGATGAAGGAAATATGGAGCAGTTGCATAGCTCTGGAAAAATGGAACTTTTGGAATCTTCCCCGGAAGATGAAGTGGAGGGGGAACTTCTATTTTTACAGCATAGATTATTGCGGAATGCAGTTGCAAGAAAGAAGTTTACTG ATAACTTAATCTCCAATGTGGCAAAGAGGTTGCCGCAGGAGATTGATGCAGCGCATCAGCGAAGGTGGGATTCTGTGATTGTTAATCGATATCTGCGTGATCTTAGAGAGGCAAAAAAGCTAGgtaggaaagaaagaaagcacaAGGAAGCACAAGCTGTTCTGGCTGCTGCAACTGCTGCTGCTGCGGCATCTTCTCGGGTTTCTTCCTTCCGAAAAGACTCTCTAGATGAATCTATGCAACAAGAG AATTTGTTGAAGTTGGATGCTTTAAGTGGGAGGAATGGTGCTGGTTCTCAGCCAATGCCAAGAGCTAAAGAGACACTTCCAAGAGTAGCTGTGACAAGAACGTCATCAGAGAAATATTCTGATTTCAGCTTGCCAACCTCAGAATATTCTAAGGAGCAATCTAAATCATGTGATATCTGCAGACGATCTGAGACTTTGTTTAATCCCATCCTTGTCTGCTCTGGTTGCAAG GTTGCAGTGCATTTGGACTGTTATCGTAGTGTGAAAGAAACTACTGGCCCATGGTACTGTGAATTATGTGAAGATGCAACATCTAAAAGCTGTGCGACATCTGCTATCAATTTCTGGGAGAAGCCTTATTTTGTTGCAGAATGTGCCCTTTGCGGTGGTACTACTGGAGCTTTTAGGAAATCTTCTGATGGTCAATGGATTCATGCCTTCTGTGCTGag TGGGTTTTCGAGTCAACATTCAGAAGAGGCCAAATAAATCCAGTTGAAGGAATG CAGTCTGCGCTGAAGGGAGTTGACAAATGTTGCATTTGCCACCGCAAGCATGGTGTTTGTATGAAG TGTTGCTATGGCCATTGTCAAACCTCATTCCATCCATCATGTGCTAGAAGTGCTGGTTATTACATGATTGTGAGGACTACTAGTGGCAAACCACAACACAAGGCTTACTGTGAAAAGCACAGTTTGGAGCAAAAGGCAAAG TCTGAAAAACATGGAATCGAAGAGCTTAAAAGTATGAAGCAAATCCGG GTTGAACTGGAGAGATTACGTCTCCTCTGTGAGAGGATTGTCAAACGTGAAAAATTAAAG CGTGAATTGGTTCTTTGCTCTCATGACATACTTGCCTTCAAAAGAGATCATGTTGCTAGGTCTGTGCTTGTTCATAGCCCTTTCATCCTTCCGGATGGTAGTTCAGAATCAGCTACAACGTCCCTTAGAGGAAACACAGAGGGATACAGATCATGCAGTGAAGCAATCCAAAGATCTGATGACATAACTGTGGACAGTTCAGTTTCAGATAAGCACCGTCTGAGAGCTGCTGTATCCATGGACACTGATCCCAAATTGGATGATGACTGCTCAACCTCACAAAGCCGCTATAATCACAAGATCCCAGATAGGGTTCAATTTTCTGGCAAGCAGATTCCTCGAAGAGCTTATGCCGTGGCACGCAATATTTCAGATGAGAGTGGCGGATTGAGATCCAAATCTAGAAAG CATGCAGACACATTTGGAAAAGAGCTCGTTATGACGTCTGAATTACCGGTGAAAGTATTGCTTCACAGCCTGGTTGGGCATTTGCCCTTGTGGCTGACATCCACCGTATTTGGTGCCAAAGCCATTTGCATCTGGATATGA